The Catellicoccus marimammalium M35/04/3 region AAGGCACAGATTTACCTTTATTTTCTTTTTAGTATTTCTGTGTTATAATCAAAAAATGAATGAGAGCCTTAGGGCGAAATTCAAACCTAAAAAGTAGCTTGAATGACGGGGGATGAGCCTCGCTTGTCCCCTGTGATTTCAACATATAAAAATAATTACATTATCGGAGGAAATTTATAATGGCAAAAGAAAAATTTGACCGTTCTAAACCACACGTTAACATTGGTACAATCGGCCACGTTGACCATGGTAAAACTACATTAACAGCAGCTATCACTTCTGTATTAGCAGAACAAGGTGGAGCTGAAGCTATGGCTTATGACCAAATCGACGGAGCTCCTGAAGAACGTGAACGTGGTATCACAATCTCAACAGCTCACGTAGAATACGAAACAGCTAACCGTCACTACGCACACGTTGACTGCCCAGGACACGCAGACTACGTTAAAAACATGATCACTGGTGCTGCTCAAATGGACGGAGCTATCTTAGTAGTATCAGCTGCTGATGGCCCAATGCCACAAACTCGTGAACACATCTTATTATCTCGTCAAGTAGGTGTTCCATACATCGTTGTATTCTTAAACAAAGTTGACCAAGTTGACGACGAAGAATTATTAGAATTAGTAGAAATGGAAGTTCGTGACTTATTAACTGAATATGACTTCCCAGGTGATGATATCCCTGTAGTTGCTGGTTCTGCTTTATTAGCATTAAACGGTGACGAAGAACAAAAAGCTAACATCTTAAAATTAATGGATGAAGTTGATGCTTACATCCCAACACCAGAACGTGATAACGACAAACCATTCATGATGCCAATCGAAGACGTATTCTCAATCACAGGACGTGGTACAGTTGCTACTGGTCGTGTTGAACGTGGACGCGTTGAAGTTGGTAACGAAGTAGAAATCGTTGGTATCAAAGAAGATATCACTAAAACAACTGTTACTGGTTTAGAAATGTTCCGTAAATTATTAGATTACGCTGAAGCTGGTGACAACGTTGGTGCTTTATTACGTGGTATCAACCGTGATGAAATTGAACGTGGTCAAGTATTAGCTCAACCAGGTACAATTACACCTCATACAAAATTCAAAGCGGAAGTTTATATCTTAACTAAAGAAGAAGGCGGACGTCACACTCCATTCTTCGATAACTACCGCCCACAATTCTACTTCCGTACAACAGACGTTACAGGTATGATCCACTTACCAGAAGGTACTGAAATGGTAATGCCTGGTGACAACGTTACTATCGAAGTTGAATTAATTCACCCAATCGCTATCGAACAAGGTACTCAATTATCTATCCGTGAAGGTGGACGTACAGTTGGTGCCGGAATGGTTACTGAAATCGAAGCTTAATTGGATTTTTCAAGAGTCAGGATTTTCCTGGCTCTTTTTTTGTTATAATACAAAAAGAAGGAGGGAGATATGGAAACGATAATTTTAGTCGAAGACGAAGTGGTGATTCGAGAAGAAATCAAAAGTTTGTTAGAAAGTTATAACTACCAAGTGAAGGTTTTAACTGATTTTGAAAATATTCTAACCGAGGTCCTAGCACTAGAAGGCGATTTATTACTTTTAGATTTGAATTTACCTAAATTTGATGGTTTTTATTGGATGAAAGAAATTCGTAAAAATTCCAATATGCCAATTATGATTTTAACAAGTAGTCAAAAAGAAATGGATGAATTGTTGGGACTACAGCTAGGAGCAGATGATTATATTCAAAAACCATTTCATGCTCAAATTTTATTAGCTCGCATTCAAGCAGTTCTAGCTAGAACCAATCATCAAAAAAATGAACGAAAATTATTAGGTCCTAATTTTGAATATCAAGTAGAACGGCATGAAGTTTCTTGTGATTCAGGAACGTGGTCTTTGTCAGGGAATGAACATTTAATTTTGAGTCTTTTACTTGAACATAGAGGAAAAGTGGTCCAAAGAGAAACATTAATGAATCATTTGTGGCAGCATTGTTCTTTTGTCGATGATAATACGTTAACCGTAAATGTGAATCGCTTGCGAAAACATTTAAAAGAAATGGGCATTGAAGATTGCATTCAAACGAAACGCGGGGAAGGATATATTATTTTATGACGTGGAAAGAATATATCAAAACCAATCAATCCTTTCTTTGGTCCTATCTTTTAGGAACTGTCCTTTATTTTTTTGTGAGCGATAGTTTATGGTCTAATCGAGGGGATATCTTCTTTTTATGGTGTTGTTTAACTCTTCCACTAGGTCTTTCATTTTTTAGACATTATTTTCGTCAAAAACGATACTATCAAGAAATGGATCGAAGAATGAAGGAATGTGACAAACCTTATTTAATGGGGGAACTTACGAGTCGACCTACCTTTTTTGCGGCTAGAAAAACAAATGATTACTTAGAAGAAATGACAGAAAATTATCATACGTTGCTAGCAAAAGAGCGCAAAGAAAAAGAAGAATATTATAACTACATCCAATTATGGGTACATGAAATTAAACTTCCACTTGCTTCTTTACAATTATTATGCGAAAACGAGCATTTAACAAAAGAAAATGTTTATCCTTTAGTGCGACGGATGAATTTTTTTGTGGAACAGACATTATTTTGTGCCAAAGGAACGTTTGTGCATAAAGATTACCACATCCAAACTTACGACGCAGTCACTTTATTACAAGAAAGTATTCAAGACATGGCTTTTGAACTGATTCAAGCGGGATTTTCTTTACAATTACCGAAAAATAGTTTTCCTTTACGTACAGATAAACAATGGATTCAATTTATTATCAAGCAAATCTTACAAAATAGTTGGAAGTATCGATCAAAGGAACAGCCTACATTAACCTTTGTCTGTTTAGAAACAAAAAAAGAGCAACAAATTCAAATTATAGATAATGGAGTAGGGATTTCTGCTAAAGATTTACCGCATATTTTTGAAAAAGGATATACCGGTGAAAAAGGAAGACAGACCAAAAGTGCGACAGGCTTAGGACTTTATTTGTGTGAACAATTAGCTGAACAATTAAACATCAAAATTACCGCAGATTCTGAAGTGGAAAAAGGAACGACTATAACTCTCCATTTTCCAATCTATCAAAGAACTACCTTCTAAGTGACAAAAGTGTCATCTTTTGTTTGAAACTTCGATGGTAGCTCTTTTTTTCTTTTTTTATAATAAAGAAAAAAGTAAGGGAAGGTGATGGTTTTGGAATGCTTACGTGTCCAAAATTTGGAAAAATATTATGGTAATAAATCACAAATGACAAAAGCACTAGAAAATATTGAGTTTTCTGTGGAAGAAGGAGAATTTGTGGGAATTATGGGCCCTAGTGGCTCAGGGAAAAGTACACTCTTAAATTGTATTGCGACGTTAGAACGTCCAACGAGTGGCACGGTATGTTTAAACGGAGAAGCAATTGATTATCGTAAAGAAAGAAAATTAGAAAAAATTCGCAAAGAACATTTAGGATTTATCTTTCAAGAATATAACTTATTATCGACTTTGACAGCTTACGAAAATATTGCATTGTCTTTAACGATTCAAAATCAATCTCCAAGTACGATTCAAAAACGTATTTCTTTACTCGCTCAACAATTAGGGATTCAAGAGATATTAGGGAAATATCCAGCAGAATTATCGGGAGGACAACAACAACGAGTGGCTGCTGCTCGAGCTTTGGTTAAAAATCCAGATTTGATTTTAGCGGATGAACCAACAGGAGCATTAGATTCCAAATCTGCTTATCAATTATTAGAACAATTGGAAGTATTACAACAAGAAAACCAAGCAACGATTTTAATGGTTACTCATGATGCTTTTACTGCCAGTTTTGCACAACGAATTTTATTTATTAAAGATGGCAAGATCTTTAGTGAAATTGAAAAAGGAAACGATACAAGAGAACAATTTTTCCAACGAATCTTAGAAGTGATTGCGGTGATTGGAGGCGGAGAAGATGTCTTTTAAACTAGCATGGCGTAATATACGCAAGAATCTTCGTCAATATTCCATTTATTTTTTCACTTTGATTATTGGAGTGGTTTTAATTTATAGTCTCAATGCTATTCCTTATCAAGAACTTTTAAAACCTTATTTTATTCGTGATTTTACAGGGGTAACAAGTATCCAAATCACTATGCTTTTTCTTTCTTGTATTTTGATGGGTATTTTTGCTTGTTTATTAATTTATGCAAATCGCTATATGATTCGACAACGAGCACAAGAATTTTCGGTTTATCTTACTTTGGGGATGGGAAAAAGAAAAATTGCGAAAATTCTATTTTTAGAAAATCTTTTATTAACTACGTTTGCTTTTGGCCTAGGAATTTTAATTGGAGGAGTCAGTTCTTATCTTTTATTACTTTTTACTAATCGATTGTTTGAAAACTCGGCTGTTCCCATTCATTTCCATTTTATTTTTTCTAAAAATAGTGCTTTTCTAACCGGAATTCTTCTCTTCTTTATGATTTTCCTTTTATATTTAGCGAATCTATATGAAATCAAAAAAGATAGTGTGATTGCTTGGATGAAAAAAGACCAGAAGGTAAAAGTGAAAAAGAGATTATCTCCTTGGATCTATGGTTCTATTGGTTTATTAGGAATTGCTTCTTTTTCTTTTGCGGATTATCTTGCTTGCCAATTACCAGGTCCTATTTTTTCTATAAGTAAATTAACTGGATCCATTGTATTAGGAATAATTGGGATTTTTCTTTTCTTTTATGGATTTTCTCATTTATTCTCTGTAATCATCAAACGTTTATCTCGCTTCTATTATCGTGGATTGAATCCATATTTTATTGAAAAATTAGATCAATCGTTTAGCGAAACTTTTATTTCAATGAGTTTTACTTGCATTTTACTATTTGTTTCTATTTCTATGTTAATTGGTGGAATTAGTTTGACAAAGAGCTTTACAGAGGGAACAAAATTATGTAGTCAGTATGATATTACTATGGTTGATTACGCCAACAATGGCACAGAAAAATATGTTTTTTCTCCTAAATTAAAACTGGATCAATATACTTCTAGCTATAATTATATTCGTATTTATGAAAATGAAGGACCTAAATTTACGAATTTTATCGATGAAAATCCATCGAAAAAGGAATTATTAGAAAAAATTTACTCTTTCCATGGTATTAATTCTACTTACGGATTAAAAAAAGTATCCTTGATTCCATTGAGTTCTTATCATAGCTATCAAAAATCAAGAGGAGAAAAAGAAACGAAGTTAAGTTCTGATGAATATTTAATGGTAGGAATGCAAGAAGAAATTGGAAAATTAATGAAGAAAAATGCGGTCATCACGTTAGATAAAAAAGAACTGCACAATAAAGACTTACGTTATCACTGTGAACCTTTATATAATTGTGGAAGAATGAGTGGTGGAGAGGTACTCTATCTAGTCGTTCCTGATCAATATCTAAAAAATAAAAAGGCGACGATTTCTTATTTTAATTTCAATTTTCCGACGATAGAAAAGCAAGATGCAATGATTTCAAAGGTTTTCGATCTCATCGGAAATCATTATGATCCAGATGATGAATTGTTCGAATGTATCAGTCGTCAATGGGTAATTAACGAGACGTATACTTTTGGCTTGACTGCAGCTTATATTGGAATCTTTATTGGATTGGTGTTATTGATTTGTGGCTTAGTCATTTTGTCCATTCAACAATTAATGCGAAATGATCAAGTGAAAAAAGATTATCAAGTTTTAAAACAAATTGGCAGTTCAGAAAAACAAAGACGACACACTCTTTTTGTCACGATTATGATCTACTTCCTTGTACCTGCCGTACTAGCAGTGTATCAATCACTATATGTATTACCACTATTGAATTTTATTTCTATTTTATTTGGTCGTGGAATCGGAATTTATTCTTATTTCTTTAAAATTTTAATCGTCTTTCTTCTATTATATGGAGTATATTTCTTTATTACTTATTCTACTTCAAAAGAAAAAATCGAAGAATAAACGAAAGAGACTAAGGAATTTTCCTTAGTCTCTTTACTTTTGGAAAAAGATTTTGTAAACTTACAAAAAGTGTTGCAAAAATATTGAAGATTTAGTACAATGTAAAAGGTGTTACTTGAAAGAGAGAACACTGGAGAATAGCGGCGAAAGGGCCACATTCTTCGGCGAGGATGCGAGAGGTTGCGACACGCCCGGACGCTTTGCCACGTGAAGGGTGTCGGAAATTTTCGTGGAGCTAGTCTAGTTGTGAAAATAGGCGAAGGAGGGAAACAAATGGCAAAACAAAAAATTCGTATTCGTTTAAAAGCGTATGAACACCGCATTTTAGATCAAGCGGCAACAAAAATCGTAGAAACAGCAGAAAGAACAGGAGCAGATGTTAAAGGACCAATTCCTTTACCAACAGAACGTTCTTTATATACAATTATTCGTGCGACTCACAAATATAAAGATTCTCGCGAACAATTCGAAATGTTAACGCATAAACGTTTAATCGATATCGTAAATCCAACACCAAAAACAGTAGATGCTTTAATGAAATTAGATCTACCTAGCGGTGTTAATATTGAAATTAAATTATAATTATTAAATTTGGAGGTGTACTCATGACTAAAGGAATCTTAGGGAAAAAAGTAGGAATGACACAAATCTTCACTGAATCTGGTGAATTAATCCCTGTAACTGTAATCGAAGCTACTCCAAACGTAGTTTTACAAGTGAAAACAATGGAAAATGATGGTTACGACGCAGTTCAATTAGGTTACCAAGATATGCGTGAAGTTTTAGCGAACAAACCTGCGAAAGGTCATGTAGCAAAAGCTAACACGGCTCCTAAGCGCTTCATTCGAGAAATCAGAGATGCAGAGCTTGGAGACGTAGAAGTAGGATCAGAAGTAAAAGTGGATATTTTCCAAGCTGGTGACATCGTTGATGTTACGGGTACAACAAAAGGGAAAGGTTTCCAAGGTGTAATCAAACGTCACGGACAATCTCGTGGACCTATGTCACACGGTTCTCGTTATCACCGTCGTCCTGGTTCAATGGGGCCAGTTGCACCAAACCGCGTATTCAAAAACAAACACTTAGCAGGTCGTATGGGTGGTAACCGTGTTACAATCCAAAACTTAGAAATTGCTAAAGTGGATGTAGAACGCAACGTAATTTTAGTTAAAGGTAATGTACCAGGAGCTAAAAAATCATTAATTCAAATCAAATCAGCTGTAAAGGCTGCTAAATAGTTAGAAGGAAGGAGGAAATAGAATGCCAACAGTAGCATTATTTAAACAAGATGGAACTCAAAATGGTGAAGTTACTTTAAACGACGCTATCTTTGGAATTGAACCAAACGAAAACGCTGTATATGATGCAATCATTATGCAACGTGCTTCATTACGTCAAGGTACACACGCTGTACGTAACCGTAGTGCAGTAAGCGGTGGTGGCCGTAAACCATGGCGCCAAAAAGGAACAGGTCGTGCTCGTCAAGGATCAATCCGCTCACCACAATGGCGTGGAGGTGGTGTTGTATTCGGACCAACACCTCGTTCATACAGCTACAAACTTCCTAAAAAAGTTCGTCGCTTAGCGATTAAATCTGTATTATCAGAAAAAGTAGCTGAAAACAAAATGGTAATCGTTGATGCATTAAACTTCGAAACACCAAAAACTAAAGAATTCAAACAAGTTTTAGCAAACTTAGATGTTACAACTAAAACATTATTAGTGGTAGAAAACGAAAATGAAACAGCAATGTTATCTGCTCGTAACTTACCAAATGTATCTGTTGTATTCGCAGACAACGTAAGCGTATTAGACGTTGTATCAGCAGATAAAATGTTAATGACTCAAGCTGCTCTAAATAAAGTTGAGGAGGTGCTTGCATAATGGAATTACTAGATGTAATTAAACGCCCAGTAATCACAGAAGCTTCTTTCCAAGCTATGGACAACAAAAAATACACTTTTGATGTAGATGTTCGTGCGAACAAAACATTAGTAAAACAAGCAGTAGAAGCTGCTTTTGGTGTAAAAGTTGCTAAAGTTAACATTATGAATGTTAAACCAAAAATGAAACGCATGGGACGCTATGCAGGATATACAAACAAACGTCGCAAAGCGATCGTTACTTTAACAGCAGATTCAAAAGATATTCAAATCTTTGATGCTGAATAATAATTATTAATAGGAGGGAATTTACGTGGCTATTAAAAAGTACAAACCAACTTCAAATGGTCGTCGTAATATGACTGGTTCAGATTTTGCTGAAATTACAACATCAAAACCTGAAAAGACATTATTACAACCTTTACATAGCAAAGCGGGCCGTAACAACAACGGTCGCATTACTGTTCGTCATCAAGGCGGCGGTCACAAACGTCAATACCGCGTTATCGACTTCAAACGTAACAAAGATAACGTAGTAGCAACGGTTAAAACAATCGAATACGATCCAAACCGTTCAGCAAACATCGCATTACTTCATTACGAAGATGGTGTGAAAGCTTACATCTTAGCACCTAAAGGATTAGAAGTAGGAATGAAAGTTCAATCTGGTCCAGATGCAGATATCAAAGTAGGTAATGCTTTACCATTAGCAAACATTCCAGTAGGTACAGTTATCCACAATATCGAAATGAAACCAGGTAAAGGTGGACAATTAATCCGTTCAGCTGGTACAAGCGCTCAAGTATTAGGTAAAGAAGGTAAATACGTATTAGTTCGCTTAAACTCAGGCGAAGTTCGTATGATTTTAGCAACATGCCGTGCAACAATCGGTGCTGTTGGTAATGAACAACATGAATTAATTAATATCGGTAAAGCGGGTCGTAACCGTTGGAAAGGTAAACGTCCAACAGTTCGCGGTAGCGTAATGAACCCTAACGATCACCCACACGGTGGTGGTGAAGGTCGTGCACCAATCGGACGTCCAGCTCCAGTTAGTCCTTGGGGACAACCAGCTATTGGTTACAAAACTCGTAACAAAAAAGCAAAATCAAATAAATTTATTGTACGTCGTCGTAACAGTAAATAATTATTTGCAGGCTGCTTAACGGATAAAAATTAAAGGAGGGTCATTATGAGCCGTAGTCTGAAAAAAGGACCTTTCGTCGATGAACACTTAA contains the following coding sequences:
- the tuf gene encoding elongation factor Tu, giving the protein MAKEKFDRSKPHVNIGTIGHVDHGKTTLTAAITSVLAEQGGAEAMAYDQIDGAPEERERGITISTAHVEYETANRHYAHVDCPGHADYVKNMITGAAQMDGAILVVSAADGPMPQTREHILLSRQVGVPYIVVFLNKVDQVDDEELLELVEMEVRDLLTEYDFPGDDIPVVAGSALLALNGDEEQKANILKLMDEVDAYIPTPERDNDKPFMMPIEDVFSITGRGTVATGRVERGRVEVGNEVEIVGIKEDITKTTVTGLEMFRKLLDYAEAGDNVGALLRGINRDEIERGQVLAQPGTITPHTKFKAEVYILTKEEGGRHTPFFDNYRPQFYFRTTDVTGMIHLPEGTEMVMPGDNVTIEVELIHPIAIEQGTQLSIREGGRTVGAGMVTEIEA
- a CDS encoding response regulator transcription factor, which gives rise to METIILVEDEVVIREEIKSLLESYNYQVKVLTDFENILTEVLALEGDLLLLDLNLPKFDGFYWMKEIRKNSNMPIMILTSSQKEMDELLGLQLGADDYIQKPFHAQILLARIQAVLARTNHQKNERKLLGPNFEYQVERHEVSCDSGTWSLSGNEHLILSLLLEHRGKVVQRETLMNHLWQHCSFVDDNTLTVNVNRLRKHLKEMGIEDCIQTKRGEGYIIL
- a CDS encoding sensor histidine kinase; this encodes MTWKEYIKTNQSFLWSYLLGTVLYFFVSDSLWSNRGDIFFLWCCLTLPLGLSFFRHYFRQKRYYQEMDRRMKECDKPYLMGELTSRPTFFAARKTNDYLEEMTENYHTLLAKERKEKEEYYNYIQLWVHEIKLPLASLQLLCENEHLTKENVYPLVRRMNFFVEQTLFCAKGTFVHKDYHIQTYDAVTLLQESIQDMAFELIQAGFSLQLPKNSFPLRTDKQWIQFIIKQILQNSWKYRSKEQPTLTFVCLETKKEQQIQIIDNGVGISAKDLPHIFEKGYTGEKGRQTKSATGLGLYLCEQLAEQLNIKITADSEVEKGTTITLHFPIYQRTTF
- a CDS encoding ABC transporter ATP-binding protein, with the translated sequence MVLECLRVQNLEKYYGNKSQMTKALENIEFSVEEGEFVGIMGPSGSGKSTLLNCIATLERPTSGTVCLNGEAIDYRKERKLEKIRKEHLGFIFQEYNLLSTLTAYENIALSLTIQNQSPSTIQKRISLLAQQLGIQEILGKYPAELSGGQQQRVAAARALVKNPDLILADEPTGALDSKSAYQLLEQLEVLQQENQATILMVTHDAFTASFAQRILFIKDGKIFSEIEKGNDTREQFFQRILEVIAVIGGGEDVF
- a CDS encoding ABC transporter permease; translation: MSFKLAWRNIRKNLRQYSIYFFTLIIGVVLIYSLNAIPYQELLKPYFIRDFTGVTSIQITMLFLSCILMGIFACLLIYANRYMIRQRAQEFSVYLTLGMGKRKIAKILFLENLLLTTFAFGLGILIGGVSSYLLLLFTNRLFENSAVPIHFHFIFSKNSAFLTGILLFFMIFLLYLANLYEIKKDSVIAWMKKDQKVKVKKRLSPWIYGSIGLLGIASFSFADYLACQLPGPIFSISKLTGSIVLGIIGIFLFFYGFSHLFSVIIKRLSRFYYRGLNPYFIEKLDQSFSETFISMSFTCILLFVSISMLIGGISLTKSFTEGTKLCSQYDITMVDYANNGTEKYVFSPKLKLDQYTSSYNYIRIYENEGPKFTNFIDENPSKKELLEKIYSFHGINSTYGLKKVSLIPLSSYHSYQKSRGEKETKLSSDEYLMVGMQEEIGKLMKKNAVITLDKKELHNKDLRYHCEPLYNCGRMSGGEVLYLVVPDQYLKNKKATISYFNFNFPTIEKQDAMISKVFDLIGNHYDPDDELFECISRQWVINETYTFGLTAAYIGIFIGLVLLICGLVILSIQQLMRNDQVKKDYQVLKQIGSSEKQRRHTLFVTIMIYFLVPAVLAVYQSLYVLPLLNFISILFGRGIGIYSYFFKILIVFLLLYGVYFFITYSTSKEKIEE
- the rpsJ gene encoding 30S ribosomal protein S10; the encoded protein is MAKQKIRIRLKAYEHRILDQAATKIVETAERTGADVKGPIPLPTERSLYTIIRATHKYKDSREQFEMLTHKRLIDIVNPTPKTVDALMKLDLPSGVNIEIKL
- the rplC gene encoding 50S ribosomal protein L3 — translated: MTKGILGKKVGMTQIFTESGELIPVTVIEATPNVVLQVKTMENDGYDAVQLGYQDMREVLANKPAKGHVAKANTAPKRFIREIRDAELGDVEVGSEVKVDIFQAGDIVDVTGTTKGKGFQGVIKRHGQSRGPMSHGSRYHRRPGSMGPVAPNRVFKNKHLAGRMGGNRVTIQNLEIAKVDVERNVILVKGNVPGAKKSLIQIKSAVKAAK
- the rplD gene encoding 50S ribosomal protein L4, translated to MPTVALFKQDGTQNGEVTLNDAIFGIEPNENAVYDAIIMQRASLRQGTHAVRNRSAVSGGGRKPWRQKGTGRARQGSIRSPQWRGGGVVFGPTPRSYSYKLPKKVRRLAIKSVLSEKVAENKMVIVDALNFETPKTKEFKQVLANLDVTTKTLLVVENENETAMLSARNLPNVSVVFADNVSVLDVVSADKMLMTQAALNKVEEVLA
- the rplW gene encoding 50S ribosomal protein L23, encoding MELLDVIKRPVITEASFQAMDNKKYTFDVDVRANKTLVKQAVEAAFGVKVAKVNIMNVKPKMKRMGRYAGYTNKRRKAIVTLTADSKDIQIFDAE
- the rplB gene encoding 50S ribosomal protein L2 → MAIKKYKPTSNGRRNMTGSDFAEITTSKPEKTLLQPLHSKAGRNNNGRITVRHQGGGHKRQYRVIDFKRNKDNVVATVKTIEYDPNRSANIALLHYEDGVKAYILAPKGLEVGMKVQSGPDADIKVGNALPLANIPVGTVIHNIEMKPGKGGQLIRSAGTSAQVLGKEGKYVLVRLNSGEVRMILATCRATIGAVGNEQHELINIGKAGRNRWKGKRPTVRGSVMNPNDHPHGGGEGRAPIGRPAPVSPWGQPAIGYKTRNKKAKSNKFIVRRRNSK